Proteins from one Arcobacter sp. F155 genomic window:
- a CDS encoding fumarate reductase iron-sulfur subunit: MSVEKGREITISVLKFNPRSKVSKPHFVDYKLEETPGMTLFIALTKIREELDPDLSFDFVCRAGICGSCGMVVNGKPALACRTLTANYPSGSLKLMPMPAFELIKDLSVNTGKWMDGMSKRVKSWIVDNGEETDISKMEERIDPDVANETFELDRCIECGICVASCGTMLMRPNFVGPVGLNRVARFEVDPHDKRTAEDFYELIGDDDGIFGCMSLMACEDHCPKHLPLQNKIAYLRRKLVALR, encoded by the coding sequence ATGAGCGTTGAAAAAGGTAGAGAAATAACTATATCAGTTCTTAAATTTAATCCAAGAAGTAAGGTTTCTAAACCTCACTTCGTAGATTATAAATTAGAAGAGACTCCAGGAATGACTCTTTTTATTGCTCTTACTAAAATTAGAGAAGAGTTAGACCCAGATTTATCTTTTGACTTCGTATGTAGAGCTGGTATTTGTGGTTCTTGTGGTATGGTAGTAAATGGTAAACCTGCACTTGCTTGTAGAACACTTACTGCTAACTACCCAAGTGGATCACTTAAATTAATGCCAATGCCAGCATTCGAACTTATCAAAGATTTATCAGTTAATACTGGTAAATGGATGGATGGTATGTCTAAGAGAGTTAAATCTTGGATTGTTGATAATGGTGAAGAGACTGATATTTCTAAAATGGAAGAAAGAATCGACCCAGATGTAGCAAATGAAACTTTTGAACTTGATAGATGTATTGAGTGTGGTATTTGTGTTGCATCTTGTGGTACTATGCTTATGAGACCAAACTTCGTTGGACCTGTTGGATTAAACAGAGTTGCTAGATTTGAAGTTGACCCTCATGATAAGAGAACTGCAGAAGATTTCTATGAACTAATTGGTGATGATGATGGTATCTTTGGTTGTATGTCATTAATGGCTTGTGAAGACCACTGTCCAAAACACTTACCACTACAAAATAAAATTGCTTACTTAAGAAGAAAACTAGTAGCACTAAGATAA
- a CDS encoding fumarate reductase flavoprotein subunit, whose protein sequence is MKINYCDSLVIGGGLAGLRAAVAAQKKGLSTIVLSLVPVKRSHSAAAQGGMQASLGNSKMSDGDNEDLHFADTVKGSDWGCDQTVARMFVHTAPKAIRELASWGVPWTRVKAGSREAIINAKKTTITEEEERHGLIHSRDFGGTKKWRTCYTADATGHTMLFGVANEALKHDVDIRDRKEALSLIHEDGRCYGAIVRDLITGELEAYVAKGTCIATGGYGRVFRQTTNAVICEGTGAAIALETGIATLSNMEAVQFHPTPIVPSGILLTEGCRGDGGILRDVDGHRFMPDYEPEKKELASRDVVSRRMIEHIRNGKGVPSPYGYHVWLDISILGREHIEKNLRDVQEICQIFNGIDPADEGKKGWAPVLPMQHYSMGGIRTKPTGESTRLSGLFACGEASCWDMHGFNRLGGNSVSETVVAGMIIGNYFADYCLANDVTIPTATVQKFLDAQDAYLDEILAYSGNEDIFKIKRRMQELMDEKVGIFRSGEPLAEAVEELKDLLVKTKQITVKSKERAGNPELEEAYRVPKMLKVALCVAKGARDRTESRGAHYREDYLKRDDANWMNRTLCTWPNPNDIEPTIEYADLDIMTMEMPPAFRGYGAKGMIIENELSAKRQDEVDSVREKLEAEGKDRHEIQDALMPFELPMNYKEKNERLGDK, encoded by the coding sequence ATGAAAATTAATTACTGTGATTCATTAGTTATTGGTGGAGGATTAGCTGGACTTAGAGCTGCTGTTGCTGCACAAAAAAAGGGATTAAGTACTATCGTTTTATCATTAGTTCCTGTTAAAAGATCTCATAGTGCTGCTGCTCAAGGTGGTATGCAAGCTTCTTTAGGTAACTCAAAGATGTCTGATGGAGATAATGAAGATTTACACTTTGCAGATACTGTAAAAGGTTCTGACTGGGGATGTGATCAAACTGTTGCAAGAATGTTCGTACATACTGCACCAAAAGCAATTAGAGAATTAGCATCATGGGGTGTGCCTTGGACTAGAGTTAAAGCAGGTTCAAGAGAAGCTATTATTAATGCTAAGAAAACAACTATTACTGAAGAAGAAGAGAGACATGGATTAATCCACTCAAGAGACTTTGGTGGTACTAAGAAATGGAGAACATGTTATACAGCTGATGCAACAGGACATACAATGTTATTTGGTGTTGCAAATGAAGCTTTAAAACATGATGTTGACATTAGAGATAGAAAAGAAGCATTATCATTAATCCACGAAGATGGAAGATGTTATGGTGCTATCGTTAGAGATTTAATTACTGGTGAATTAGAAGCTTATGTTGCAAAGGGAACTTGTATTGCAACTGGTGGATATGGAAGAGTATTTAGACAAACAACAAATGCTGTAATTTGTGAAGGTACAGGTGCTGCTATTGCACTTGAAACTGGTATTGCAACACTTTCTAATATGGAAGCTGTACAATTCCACCCAACTCCAATTGTTCCATCTGGTATTTTATTAACAGAAGGATGTAGAGGTGACGGTGGTATCCTAAGAGATGTTGACGGTCACAGATTTATGCCTGATTATGAGCCAGAGAAAAAAGAGCTTGCATCAAGAGACGTTGTTTCTAGAAGAATGATTGAGCACATTAGAAATGGTAAAGGTGTACCTTCTCCATATGGTTATCACGTATGGTTAGATATTTCTATTCTTGGTAGAGAGCACATTGAAAAGAACTTAAGAGATGTACAAGAAATTTGTCAAATCTTTAATGGTATTGATCCAGCTGACGAAGGTAAAAAAGGTTGGGCTCCAGTACTTCCAATGCAACACTACTCAATGGGTGGAATTAGAACTAAACCAACTGGTGAGTCTACTAGATTATCTGGTTTATTTGCTTGTGGTGAAGCTTCTTGTTGGGATATGCATGGATTCAACAGACTTGGTGGAAACTCAGTATCTGAAACAGTTGTTGCTGGTATGATTATTGGTAACTACTTTGCTGATTACTGTTTAGCTAATGATGTTACAATCCCTACAGCTACAGTTCAAAAATTCTTAGATGCACAAGATGCATACTTAGATGAAATTTTAGCTTACTCTGGAAATGAAGACATCTTCAAAATTAAAAGAAGAATGCAAGAATTAATGGATGAGAAAGTTGGTATCTTTAGATCTGGTGAGCCTTTAGCAGAAGCTGTTGAAGAGTTAAAAGATTTATTAGTTAAAACTAAACAAATCACTGTTAAATCTAAAGAAAGAGCTGGTAACCCAGAACTTGAAGAAGCATATAGAGTTCCAAAAATGTTAAAAGTTGCATTATGTGTAGCTAAAGGTGCAAGAGATAGAACTGAGTCTAGAGGTGCACACTATAGAGAAGATTATCTAAAAAGAGATGATGCTAACTGGATGAACAGAACTTTATGTACTTGGCCAAATCCAAATGATATTGAGCCTACAATTGAGTATGCTGACTTAGATATTATGACAATGGAAATGCCTCCAGCATTTAGAGGTTATGGTGCTAAGGGTATGATTATTGAAAATGAACTTTCTGCAAAAAGACAAGATGAAGTTGACTCAGTAAGAGAAAAACTTGAAGCAGAAGGTAAAGATAGACATGAAATTCAAGACGCATTAATGCCATTTGAATTACCTATGAACTATAAAGAGAAAAACGAAAGATTAGGAGATAAATAA
- a CDS encoding fumarate reductase cytochrome b subunit, which translates to MSDLIEGYLGKTVERKKSRVPAKLDYVQSATGLFLGLFMWGHMLLVSSILISKDFMYSVTKFLEASFIIEGGSPILVSIAAFVIFVVFITHAALGMRKLPGNFKQYQVMKAHADNMGHEDTKLWFIQAFTGFAMFFLGSVHLYIIMTHSAEIGPYASADRVWSEWMWPLYILLLLAVEFHGTIGLYRLAVKWGWFDGDDPRATRKKLKAWKKSLTWFFLILGFATLAAYMKIGYENAQAGKVGERYVPTAQVMQLDNTGRLA; encoded by the coding sequence ATGAGTGACCTAATAGAAGGTTATTTAGGGAAGACTGTAGAGAGAAAGAAAAGTAGAGTACCAGCAAAACTTGACTATGTTCAAAGTGCAACTGGACTTTTCCTTGGTCTTTTTATGTGGGGACATATGTTACTTGTGTCTTCTATTTTAATTAGTAAAGACTTTATGTACTCTGTAACTAAATTTTTAGAGGCTAGCTTCATAATTGAGGGAGGAAGCCCAATTTTAGTTTCAATTGCTGCATTTGTAATATTTGTAGTATTTATTACACACGCTGCTTTAGGTATGAGAAAGTTACCAGGTAACTTCAAACAATACCAAGTTATGAAAGCTCACGCTGATAACATGGGACATGAAGATACTAAGCTTTGGTTTATCCAAGCATTTACTGGTTTTGCAATGTTCTTCTTAGGTTCTGTACACTTATATATCATTATGACACACTCTGCAGAGATTGGTCCTTATGCATCTGCGGATAGAGTATGGTCAGAGTGGATGTGGCCATTATATATCTTACTATTATTAGCTGTTGAATTCCATGGAACAATTGGATTATATAGATTAGCTGTTAAATGGGGATGGTTCGATGGTGATGACCCAAGAGCAACTAGAAAAAAACTAAAAGCATGGAAAAAATCATTAACATGGTTCTTCTTAATTTTAGGATTTGCTACACTTGCAGCATACATGAAAATAGGTTATGAAAATGCACAAGCTGGAAAAGTTGGAGAAAGATATGTTCCAACTGCACAAGTTATGCAATTAGATAATACAGGGAGGCTAGCATAA
- a CDS encoding NADH-quinone oxidoreductase subunit N — MNELIHILPVSLILLSAVGVMFMSMYEEKFNTKQYITVSSVLLIIALILSLIPLGDSFALRPYNNIFNDVLIFDSFSNFFNILLILGTLLTLLIGENYFRSKEYFKGEFFSILLFALFGMMLLANANELVTAFIALEIASFAVYVMVGYNSEDSKRVEAIFKYLVLGSFIGAFYLLGVVLVYGATATTNLTEIAAYISAHSNEDMALLYIGLTLILFTFLFKIAAFPFQSWVLDVYRGAPMIITAYMASTFKIAIFSFFLRAVLQDIAPMIDFWDSIMYVIIIFTLVFGTWLAITQNIVKRMLAASSIVHTGYLLLAFIALGQNIHAAYATVFYLIAYLLSALGSFGIISHIISETKVRVTYDDFKGLAKERPYLAAMMTIFLFSLAGIPSTIGFIGKFYVFTEAINAGYILLAVLAIVATFISVYYYFKLIAMMYFYPTKEECMDNDFNDKRVSTYAIAFLAIITIVGGIGSAIVFFIPALNIDTLIEMTQIAIQSLFIKS; from the coding sequence ATGAATGAATTAATACACATATTACCAGTTTCATTAATTTTACTATCAGCTGTTGGTGTAATGTTTATGAGTATGTACGAAGAAAAGTTTAATACGAAACAATACATCACTGTTTCGTCGGTTTTATTAATTATTGCATTAATTTTAAGCTTAATTCCATTAGGTGATTCATTTGCATTAAGACCGTACAATAATATTTTCAATGATGTTTTAATTTTTGACTCGTTCTCAAACTTCTTTAACATCTTACTTATTTTAGGTACATTATTAACACTATTAATTGGTGAAAACTATTTCAGATCAAAAGAGTATTTTAAAGGTGAGTTCTTCTCAATCCTTTTATTTGCTCTATTTGGTATGATGTTATTAGCAAATGCTAACGAACTTGTAACTGCATTTATCGCACTTGAAATTGCTTCATTTGCTGTATATGTTATGGTTGGTTATAACAGTGAAGATAGCAAAAGGGTTGAAGCAATTTTCAAATACTTAGTATTAGGTTCTTTCATTGGAGCATTCTACTTATTAGGTGTTGTTTTAGTTTATGGTGCAACTGCTACTACAAACTTAACAGAAATTGCAGCATATATTTCAGCTCACTCAAATGAAGATATGGCTTTATTATACATTGGTTTAACGCTAATTTTATTTACATTCCTATTTAAAATTGCAGCCTTCCCATTCCAATCTTGGGTACTAGATGTATATAGAGGTGCGCCAATGATTATTACTGCATATATGGCATCTACATTTAAAATTGCTATATTCTCTTTCTTCTTAAGAGCAGTATTACAAGATATCGCACCAATGATTGACTTCTGGGATTCAATCATGTATGTTATTATTATCTTTACACTTGTATTTGGTACATGGCTTGCAATTACACAAAATATTGTTAAAAGAATGCTTGCAGCATCTTCGATTGTACACACAGGTTATTTATTATTAGCATTTATTGCTCTTGGACAAAACATTCATGCAGCATATGCAACAGTATTCTATCTAATTGCTTACCTTTTATCTGCACTTGGGTCATTTGGTATCATCTCTCATATTATCTCTGAAACTAAAGTAAGAGTTACATACGATGATTTCAAAGGTTTAGCAAAAGAAAGACCATATTTAGCAGCAATGATGACTATCTTCTTATTCTCACTTGCTGGTATTCCTTCAACAATTGGTTTCATCGGTAAATTCTATGTATTTACAGAAGCTATTAATGCAGGATATATTTTATTAGCAGTACTTGCAATTGTTGCAACATTTATTTCAGTTTACTACTACTTTAAACTTATTGCAATGATGTACTTCTACCCTACTAAAGAAGAGTGTATGGACAATGACTTCAACGATAAAAGAGTATCTACTTATGCAATCGCATTCTTAGCTATTATTACTATTGTTGGTGGTATTGGTTCAGCAATTGTGTTCTTTATTCCAGCATTGAATATCGATACACTGATTGAAATGACGCAAATTGCGATTCAATCATTATTTATTAAATCATGA